Below is a window of Leifsonia sp. NPDC080035 DNA.
GCGCTTCGGCGGTCGCGCGGCCGATGCCCGATGCGGCGCCGGTGACCAGGGCGACCTCGCCGTCCAGCGGGCGGCCGACGGCGCCGGAGCGCAGGCGCGCCTGCTCCAGCTCCCAGTACTCGATGTCGAAGCTGTGCGCCTCGTCGAGCGAGCGGTAGCCGCCCTGGCCGTCCGCCGCGTCCACGATGTCCATCGTGTGCAGCGCGATGTCGTGCACGGCGTCCGCGGCCGCACGCGAGGCGCCGACGGTGAGCAGTCCGAGCTCGGGGTCGAGGATGACGCGCGGCGCCGGGTCGATCGGCTCGATGTCGCCGGGGATGCGGTGCCGGTGCTCGGCGACGTAGGCCCGATAGGCGTCCGCGTACCCGGCGACGTCGCGACCGATCAGCGGCGTGCGCTTGGTGCGGATGACGTGCTCGGGCGTCGCGGTGCCCCGGGAAGTCGCCGCGAGGGCATCGGGCCGTCCGGCGTAGGCGAACGCCCGCCCCGAGGCCGACTGGCGCACGATGACCGGGCGGCCCGCCGCGGTGGACACGTCGCGGCGCAGGCCGGCGAGGACGGCTGCCGAGCCTCCGCGATCAACGGCGGGACCGGGGTCGCCCCACGCCGGCGATCCGAACGACGCGGAGGCGCGCTCGACCAGTTCGAGGTGACGGCGGAGCGCGTCGTCCGGATCGTCGGCGAAGGTGAAGAGTCCGTGGTTCGCCAGCACGAGGGCGTCCACCCCCGCGAGCGGCGCGGACGCGACCGCCCGCGCGAGAGGGAAGCCCGGCATCACGTACGGGAGCACGAACACCCCGTCGCCGAGCACTTCCGCCGCGTGGCGCACGCCGTCCGGCTGGTCGGTCAGCGCGACGATCGCGTCCGCGTGCGAGTGCAGCACGACGCGGGAGGGCAGGTGCGCGTGCAGCAGCGCCTCGATGGAGGCGGTCGGAGCGGCGGCGTCCAGCGACGCCTGACGGAGCTCGTTGACCATCCGGCCGTCACTCAGCTCGTCGAGCTCCAGCAGGCGGCGCAGCCTCTCGCGCCGAAGGGGAGCGAATCCGGCGGGCTCGATCGTGCCGAGGTCCCAGCCGCTGCCCTTGACGAGCACGAGCTCGACCGCCTCGCCGGTGACGTCGAGTCCGACGCTCTTGATGGAGGTGTTGCCGCCGCCGTGCAGCACGAGGGCCGGGTCGCCGCCCAGCGCACGGGAGACGCGGGTGATCTCCGCGAGAGCGGCTTCGGCCTGTTCGCCGAGGTGGATGCGCGTCATCGGGCCAGCTCCGTCCACACGCTGTTCATCGCCGCGAGCACCCGGTCGAAGCGCTCCGCCTGCGCGCGGTACACCGCGCGGTCGGCTCCCGGCGAGACGACGAGCGACGGGTCGGGGTCGACGCGCCAGTGGCCTGTGTCGACGCCGACACCGGAGGCGGCGAGGGAGGCGACGCCCCGGGCGCCGAGCTCGGTGCCGAGCTGCCGTCGCACGGGATGGCCGATCACGTCCGCGAACATCTGCGCCCAGAGCGGGTTCTTCGCCCCGCCCCCGGCGAGAGTCCAGGGCTCGGCCGAGACCGCGGCGCCGCTCACGCGGAGGGTGTCGAGCTGGACGCGGTGGTACTGGGTGATGCCCTCCGCGACCGCGCGGGCGATCTCGCGGTAGCCGTGCTTGTCCTTGACGCCCAGGAGCGTGCCCGATGCGCCGAGGTGCTCGGGCGCGCCGTGCACGAACGGGAGGAACAGCAGCCCGTCGGCGCCCGCCGGCACGCCAGAGGCGGCGTGGAGGAGGTCGCGCGGGCTCACTGCGTCCGCCGCCATGGTCGACATGAGCGACGAGAACCACTCCACGCTCGCCGCCGAGGTGGGGGCCACCTCCTGGGCGAGCATGTACCTGTTGTCCGGCAGCAGCGCGTTCAGGGTGACCCGCGGCGGCTCGGAGTCGGCGGGCACCACGACGGAGTTGATGGCCCAGGTGCCGACGATGACGGTGACGTCGGCCGGCTCGACGGCGCCCGCGCCGATCGGGCTGGCGATGCAGTCCATGCAGCCGGCCACGACGGGTGTGCCCTCCGGCAGGCCGGTGCGGGCGGCCGCGTCCGGAGTGACGGCGCCGACGACGGCGTCCGATCGGGAGAGCGCCGGCTGCAGGCGCATGAGCTCGCGCGGCAGGCCCAGCAGGTCGAAGACGGCGGGCTCGTACGCGCGCTCCGCGAGGTTGACGAGCCCGCACGCCGACGCGTCGGAGAAGTCGGCGCTCGGGCGGCCGGTGAGGCAGGCGGTGATCCAGTCCTTGCAGCTGAGCGCCCAGCGAGAACGCTCGAGCGTCTCCGGCTCCTCGTCGTGCAGCCAGCGCAGCAGCACCCCCGGCTGCCCGGCCCACGGGACCGAGCCGGTCGCGAGCCGCACGCGCTCGACCTCGTCGGCGTCGAGCGCCGCGACGATCCGCTCGCTGCGGCTGTCGGTCGAAGCGAAGGCGGACCGGACCGGCCGGAGCTGCTCGTCGACGAGGTAGAGCCCGTTCCCGTGGCCGGTGGCACCGACGGCGCGCACGGTCCAGCTCTCTGCGACGAGCCAGGCGGTGAGGTCGGCGAGCACGCCGGCGACGACGTCCCACAGCGCCGCCATGTCGATCTCCTGACGGTCGGCGGCGACGGCGACGCGCGGGTTCGCCGCGGAGAACGTGCGCAGCTCGGCGCCGTTCTCATCGAACGCGGCGGCCTTCGCGGCGGTGAGGCCGACGTCGATCCCGATCAGGCAGTGCTTCATTCCGTGCTTCCTCGCAGGGTCCCGGCCTCGCGCCCGATGTCGAGGGCGCGCGGCTTGAAGCGTCGCATCGCGGCGCGGTAGCGGTCAAGTTCGGCGCGGGCGCGCTCCTCGCTCCAGCCGGCGTGCTCGACGAGGACGGCCGCGACGGCGGGCGCGGCCGCCAGCCCGACGTCGCTGTTCAGGGCGACGGCCATGCGGCGGAGCACCACGTCCTCCAGCGTGAGCGCGCCCTCCTCGGTGACCGCGTGGACGGCCTCGGCGGCGATCGCGCCGGTGTCCTCGTCCACGACGACCGCCAGTGCCGGAGTCTCGGCGGCGAGCCGCTCGATGGCGGCGGCCGCGACGCCGTAGGTGTCGACGAGCCGGGTCGCCGTCCGCACAGGAAGGGCGCTGCGCTCGATGAAGCCGAGACGGAACGCGGACCAGTCGCCCTCCGGGGCGCCCGGCAGCCGCGCGGCCCGCGTCGGCGAGGCGCCGGGGCGCCGCCCGAGCTCGCGCTCGAGTCTGCGCGCCACCAGCTCGCCGAGGGCGCGGTGCGTCGTGAGCTTGCCCCCGATGATCGTGACGAGCCCCGTGTCCGCGCCGTCGTGCACGACGATCTCGTGGTCGCGGCTCACCTTCGACGGGTCGTCCAGCTCGCCGACGTACGGGAGCGGGCGCACGCCCGAGTACGACCAGAGCACGTCGCCGGGCGTCAGCCCCGCCTGCGGGATGAGCGAGTTGACCGCCCCGAGCAGATACGCGGTCTCGTCCTCGTCGATCACGATGTCGTCGATGGAGCCGTCGTACGGGAGGTCGGTCGTGCCGATCATGTACTTGCCCTCCCACGGCAGCACGAACATCGGGCGGGCGTCGTCCGGCGACTCGAAGAAGATGCAGGTCTCGGGCGCGCCGGGGAAGGCGTCGACGACGAGGTGGCTGCCCTTGGTGGGCCCCATCCTCCTGTCGTGCGCACCCGCCAGGTCGAGCACGCGGTCCACCCACGGACCGGCCGCGTTCACGACCAGCCGCGCGGGGACGGTCCTGGTCTCGCCGGTCTCGCGGTCCCGGTAGCGGAGGCCGGAGATGCGGCCGCCGGTGCGCACCAGCGACTCGACCCTGGAGTGGGTGGACACGATCGCGCCGTGGCTCTGCGCCGCCACCGCCAGCTCGACGGCGAGACGTTCCGTGACCGGGACGTTCGCGTCGTGGAAGAGCCCTCCCCAGCGCAGCCCGGCCTCGGCGAGCGCCGGCCAGTCCCGCTGCAGTCGCTTGCGGAAGACGACCCGGTTGAGCGGCAGCGGCTTGCCGAGCGACAGCACGTCGTGCAGCATCAGACCGCAGGCCAGCAGCCAGCCCGGCCGGCTCTGCTGCTTCGAGAACGGGATGAGCATCGGGTAGTGGTGCACGAGGTGCGGCGCCTTGGCGAGCAGGATGTTCCGCTCACGGATCGACTCGTAGACGAGGTGCAGCTCGAACCGCTCGAGGTACTTGAGACCGCCGTGGATCAGTCGGGTGGAGATCGCCGATGTGCGGGCGGCGAGGTCGTCCTGGTCGAACAGCGCGACGGTCAGGCCGCGAGCGGCGGCCTCCCGTGCGACGGCAAGGCCGTTGATCCCCGCGCCGATCACGGCGACGTCGACCGCCGGGATCTCCGGCGTATAGGTGGTGAGCGCGGGCATGTCAGTGCGCGAGCTGCTGGTAGAACTCGTAGGCCTCCTCGGCCGTGAGCCCGTCGTGGACGACGCCGCGCACCGCGGCGAGCATGGCGGAGGGGTGCTCGGACTGGAAGACGTTGCGGCCCATGTCGACGCCGGCCGCGCCCTCCTGGATCGCGCGGTACGCGACGCGCAGCGCCTCCTTCTCCTCCACCTTCTTGCCGCCGGCGATGACGATCGGCACCGGGCAGGCGCTGGTGACCGTCTCGAAGCCCTCCTCGACGTAGTACGTCTTGACGAAGGCGGCGCCGAGCTCGGCGGAGATGCGGGTGGCGAGGCGGAAGTAGCGGGCGTCCCGCACCATGTCCCGTCCCACCGCGGTCACGGCGAGCACCGGGATCCCGGCCGCCTGGCCCTGGTCGACGAGCGTCGTCAGGTTCCTGACCGAGCGGCTCTCGTTCTCGGTGCCGACGAAGACCTGCACGGCAAGCGCTGCCGCGTCCACCCGTACCGCGTCGTCGATGCCGACCGCGATGTCCTCGGCGGTGAGATCGCCGAGCACGCTCGGGCCGCCGCTCGCGCGCAGCACGACGCCCTTGCCGGAGGTGGCGGGCACGGTCGTGCGCAGCGCGCCGCGGGTGCACATCAGGGCGTCGGCCTGCGGGATGAGCGGGACGATCGAGCGGTCGAGCCGCTCGAGGCCGGAGGTGGGGCCCTGGAAGTAGCCGTGGTCGAAGGCCAGCATGACCGTCTTGCCGTCCGCCGGGTCGAAGACGCGCGAGAGGCGCGCGCGCATCCCCCAGTCCTGTCCGGCGAGGCCCTTGAGCGGGAAGTCGCCCGCCTGGGCGACGGCACCCGTGAAGTCGGTCCCTTCGCGGAGGTCGTCGAGGTCAGCCATGGATGTTCTCCTTCTTCTTGGCGGTGATGGTCAGGGAGTCGCGCAGGCGCGCGAACGCGGAGCGGCCGGTGCCGGTCGCGGCGGTGGAGACCACCACGACGGCCACGACGAGCACGCCCTTGAGGATGTTCTGGGCGCCGACGCTCCAGCCGACGAGGTTGAGCAGGCCCGAGAGCAGCACGAAGAACAGCGCTCCGGTCCACGCGCCGACGGGCATCGCGCGGCCGCCGGAGATCAGCGTGCCGCCGATCACCACGACGGCGACGGAGTCGAGCATGTAGGAGGTGCCGAGAACGGTGCTCGGCGAGATGAAGGCGGCGAGCAGGCCGCCGGCGAGGCCGGCGAATCCGCCGCTGACGATGTAGGTGATGGCGGTGACCCGCCACACGCGGATGCCGGCACGCTCGGCGGCGCGCGGGCTCTGCCCGACGGCGAGCACCGAGAGTCCGAAGCGGGTGCGTGCGAGCACGAGGGCGACGACGGCCGTGACGACCGCGACCAGGATCGCCATGACCGGGATGCCGAGCAGCTTGGCGTTGACGAACGCGCGCAGCCCGGCCGCCGCCGATGCGCGGTTCGCGTCGGCGAGCAGCAGCGTCGTCGACTGGACGATCAGGCTGGTCGCGAGCGTCGCGATGATCGGCGGCACCCGCAGCACCAGGATGGCGATGGCGCTCACCAGACCGGCGAGCACGCCGGCGCCGGCCGCCGCGGCCACGCCGACGACGGGGCCAGCTGTCGCGCCGACGCCGACGGAGACATAGGACGCCAGGGAGACGACCGTCCCGACCGAGACGTCGATGTTGCCGGGCCCGAGGGTGATGACCAGCATCTGGCCGAGGGCGACGAGCACCAGGAACGGCGCGAGCGAGAGAGCCTGGGCGAGCGGGTCGAACGGCTGCGCCGGGCGCACCGCGACGATGCAGATCCAGACGGCGAGCACGCCGATCAGCGACCAGCCCCAGGCGGGCCAGCGGAACCGGTGGCGCGGCTCGGCGACGGGCGTGGCGAGCGTGGGCGTCGGCGTGGACGTTGTGGACGTTGTCATCGGCTGAACCTCTCGGTGACGATGCGGCCGGCCAGCACCGCGAGGACGATCACGCCCTGCGCCCCGGCCTGCATGCTCGACGGCAGCGCCACCAGGCTGAGCAGGACGGAGATCAGGCCGAGGGTCACCGCACCGAGCGCGGTGCCGAACGGGAGTGCCCGGCCGCCGGAGAAGGTGCCGCCGCCGAGGATGACCGCGGCGATGGTGGTGAGGGTGAAGTTGCTCGCCGAGTTGATGTCGCCCGACCGGGTCTGCGACGCCAGCAGG
It encodes the following:
- a CDS encoding SDR family NAD(P)-dependent oxidoreductase, with product MTRIHLGEQAEAALAEITRVSRALGGDPALVLHGGGNTSIKSVGLDVTGEAVELVLVKGSGWDLGTIEPAGFAPLRRERLRRLLELDELSDGRMVNELRQASLDAAAPTASIEALLHAHLPSRVVLHSHADAIVALTDQPDGVRHAAEVLGDGVFVLPYVMPGFPLARAVASAPLAGVDALVLANHGLFTFADDPDDALRRHLELVERASASFGSPAWGDPGPAVDRGGSAAVLAGLRRDVSTAAGRPVIVRQSASGRAFAYAGRPDALAATSRGTATPEHVIRTKRTPLIGRDVAGYADAYRAYVAEHRHRIPGDIEPIDPAPRVILDPELGLLTVGASRAAADAVHDIALHTMDIVDAADGQGGYRSLDEAHSFDIEYWELEQARLRSGAVGRPLDGEVALVTGAASGIGRATAEALLAQGASVVGVDLSETVTDAFAGAGWRGVVGDVADAAVLDAALDTAARDFGGLDILVVAAGIFPASEPIASFADPVWERSLLVNTTAVARALRAAHPLLAVAPRGGRVVLVSTKNVAAPGPGAAAYSASKTAAAQLARVAALEWAADRIRVNQVEPDAVFDTAIWTPELLAERAARYGLTVEEYRTRNLLGVEVTSALVAEAVLSFATGLPATTGAHLSVDGGNDRVV
- a CDS encoding FGGY-family carbohydrate kinase; its protein translation is MKHCLIGIDVGLTAAKAAAFDENGAELRTFSAANPRVAVAADRQEIDMAALWDVVAGVLADLTAWLVAESWTVRAVGATGHGNGLYLVDEQLRPVRSAFASTDSRSERIVAALDADEVERVRLATGSVPWAGQPGVLLRWLHDEEPETLERSRWALSCKDWITACLTGRPSADFSDASACGLVNLAERAYEPAVFDLLGLPRELMRLQPALSRSDAVVGAVTPDAAARTGLPEGTPVVAGCMDCIASPIGAGAVEPADVTVIVGTWAINSVVVPADSEPPRVTLNALLPDNRYMLAQEVAPTSAASVEWFSSLMSTMAADAVSPRDLLHAASGVPAGADGLLFLPFVHGAPEHLGASGTLLGVKDKHGYREIARAVAEGITQYHRVQLDTLRVSGAAVSAEPWTLAGGGAKNPLWAQMFADVIGHPVRRQLGTELGARGVASLAASGVGVDTGHWRVDPDPSLVVSPGADRAVYRAQAERFDRVLAAMNSVWTELAR
- a CDS encoding glycerol-3-phosphate dehydrogenase/oxidase yields the protein MPALTTYTPEIPAVDVAVIGAGINGLAVAREAAARGLTVALFDQDDLAARTSAISTRLIHGGLKYLERFELHLVYESIRERNILLAKAPHLVHHYPMLIPFSKQQSRPGWLLACGLMLHDVLSLGKPLPLNRVVFRKRLQRDWPALAEAGLRWGGLFHDANVPVTERLAVELAVAAQSHGAIVSTHSRVESLVRTGGRISGLRYRDRETGETRTVPARLVVNAAGPWVDRVLDLAGAHDRRMGPTKGSHLVVDAFPGAPETCIFFESPDDARPMFVLPWEGKYMIGTTDLPYDGSIDDIVIDEDETAYLLGAVNSLIPQAGLTPGDVLWSYSGVRPLPYVGELDDPSKVSRDHEIVVHDGADTGLVTIIGGKLTTHRALGELVARRLERELGRRPGASPTRAARLPGAPEGDWSAFRLGFIERSALPVRTATRLVDTYGVAAAAIERLAAETPALAVVVDEDTGAIAAEAVHAVTEEGALTLEDVVLRRMAVALNSDVGLAAAPAVAAVLVEHAGWSEERARAELDRYRAAMRRFKPRALDIGREAGTLRGSTE
- the lsrF gene encoding 3-hydroxy-5-phosphonooxypentane-2,4-dione thiolase; the protein is MADLDDLREGTDFTGAVAQAGDFPLKGLAGQDWGMRARLSRVFDPADGKTVMLAFDHGYFQGPTSGLERLDRSIVPLIPQADALMCTRGALRTTVPATSGKGVVLRASGGPSVLGDLTAEDIAVGIDDAVRVDAAALAVQVFVGTENESRSVRNLTTLVDQGQAAGIPVLAVTAVGRDMVRDARYFRLATRISAELGAAFVKTYYVEEGFETVTSACPVPIVIAGGKKVEEKEALRVAYRAIQEGAAGVDMGRNVFQSEHPSAMLAAVRGVVHDGLTAEEAYEFYQQLAH
- a CDS encoding ABC transporter permease, which encodes MTTSTTSTPTPTLATPVAEPRHRFRWPAWGWSLIGVLAVWICIVAVRPAQPFDPLAQALSLAPFLVLVALGQMLVITLGPGNIDVSVGTVVSLASYVSVGVGATAGPVVGVAAAAGAGVLAGLVSAIAILVLRVPPIIATLATSLIVQSTTLLLADANRASAAAGLRAFVNAKLLGIPVMAILVAVVTAVVALVLARTRFGLSVLAVGQSPRAAERAGIRVWRVTAITYIVSGGFAGLAGGLLAAFISPSTVLGTSYMLDSVAVVVIGGTLISGGRAMPVGAWTGALFFVLLSGLLNLVGWSVGAQNILKGVLVVAVVVVSTAATGTGRSAFARLRDSLTITAKKKENIHG